A window of Ananas comosus cultivar F153 linkage group 4, ASM154086v1, whole genome shotgun sequence contains these coding sequences:
- the LOC109708676 gene encoding peroxidase 5-like, translating to MRRRSSNIVAFSCMFFILALQAILPISSASLQFGFYDYNYKCKRTNVELLVRGVVAKAIRKDPGVGAGLIRMYFHDCFVRGCDASVLLDPTTANPTPEKTSVANFPSLRGFEVIDQAKAKLERRCPGVVSCADIVAFAARDAAFFLGRISYPIPSGRLDGRISLQSEVLQNLPAPSFSLSQNEAFFANKGMSPEEMVTLSGAHSIGRSHCSSFTDRLYPTEDPTIDRSFAGILKGMCPQNAAVDGVVPQDIVTPNRLSNQYYKNVKAHKVLFTTDQNLMSSSDTAAMVKENARNQTAWKAKFAAAMVKMGNLVELTGPPGEIRKNCRVVN from the exons atgaggaggaggagctccAATATTGTTGCATTCTCATGCATGTTCTTCATCTTGGCCTTGCAAGCCATCCTCCCTATCTCCTCTGCTTCCCTTCAATTCGGTTTCTACGATTACAACTACAAATGCAAGAGAACTAATGTCGAGCTCCTCGTGAGGGGCGTCGTCGCAAAGGCTATCCGGAAGGACCCCGGCGTCGGCGCGGGCCTCATCAGGATGTACTTCCACGACTGCTTCGTTAGG GGCTGCGACGCCTCCGTCCTCCTCGACCCGACCACTGCCAACCCGACGCCCGAGAAGACATCCGTGGCCAACTTCCCGAGCCTGCGCGGCTTCGAGGTGATCGACCAGGCGAAGGCCAAGCTGGAGCGCCGCTGCCCCGGGGTCGTGTCCTGCGCAGACATCGTCGCCTTCGCAGCCCGCGACGCCGCCTTCTTCCTGGGCCGCATCTCCTACCCCATCCCCTCGGGCCGCCTCGACGGCCGCATCTCCCTCCAATCCGAAGTCCTCCAAAACCTGCCGGCCCCCTCCTTCAGCCTCTCCCAAAACGAGGCCTTCTTCGCGAACAAGGGCATGTCGCCCGAGGAGATGGTGACGCTCTCCGGTGCCCACTCCATCGGCCGGTCGCACTGCTCCTCCTTCACGGACCGCCTCTACCCGACGGAGGACCCGACGATCGACCGGTCCTTTGCGGGGATCCTGAAAGGAATGTGCCCGCAGAACGCGGCGGTCGACGGCGTCGTGCCCCAGGACATTGTGACCCCGAACCGGCTGTCCAACCAGTACTATAAGAACGTGAAGGCGCACAAGGTGCTGTTCACCACGGACCAGAACCTGATGAGCTCTTCCGATACGGCAGCGATGGTGAAGGAGAACGCTAGGAACCAGACTGCGTGGAAGGCCAAGTTCGCGGCGGCCATGGTGAAGATGGGGAACCTCGTCGAGCTCACGGGGCCGCCAGGCGAGATCAGGAAGAATTGCCGTGTCGTGAACTAG
- the LOC109708468 gene encoding CBL-interacting protein kinase 1-like, translating to MVREGEEERRGTRLGKYEIGRTLGEGNFAKVKYAQHTETGQPYAVKILDRKRILSLKIDDQIKREIGTLKLLKHPNVVRLHEVRSYLR from the exons ATGGTGagagaaggggaggaggagaggagagggacgAGGCTGGGGAAGTATGAGATCGGGAGGACGCTCGGGGAGGGGAACTTCGCGAAGGTGAAGTACGCTCAGCACACGGAGACGGGGCAACCCTACGCCGTTAAGATCCTCGATCGGAAGCGGATCCTCTCCCTGAAGATCGACGATCAG ATAAAGAGGGAGATCGGGACGTTGAAGCTTCTCAAGCATCCCAACGTCGTACGGTTACATGAGGTCCGTTCTTATCTCCGTTAA
- the LOC109708667 gene encoding peroxidase 5-like, which produces MRRANYKPIFASFLLSVVTIQCMLQSSASLSVGYYKSKCPNAEGIVADAVRSAITGSGDRGIGAGLIRLHFHDCFVRGCDASVLLDGPNTEKTAPPNLSLRGFEVIDTAKSRLESACPGKVSCADILAFAARDLVVLLGGVNYTVPSGRLDGSTSSSSEAMQFLPPPFGDVSQIQSMFAVKGLTLDDMVILSGAHAVGRSHCSSFSNRLYSWNSPDGVDPSMDKNFAAYLKTKCPENGGGDPAHKVLFTSDQTLLNNAQAAALVNQSSNQPYTWPRSFNKAMVKMGAIEILTSANGGRIRKNCRVAN; this is translated from the exons ATGAGGAGAGCTAATTACAAGCCCATTTTTGCCTCTTTTTTGCTCTCAGTGGTTACGATCCAATGCATGCTTCAATCTTCGGCATCCCTGAGTGTCGGCTACTACAAGTCGAAATGCCCGAACGCCGAAGGCATCGTTGCAGACGCTGTGCGCAGCGCCATCACCGGCTCCGGCGACCGCGGCATTGGCGCAGGCCTCATCAGGCTCCACTTCCACGATTGCTTTGTTAGG GGATGCGACGCCTCTGTGCTTCTCGACGGACCGAACACGGAGAAAACGGCGCCGCCGAACCTCAGCCTGCGAGGGTTCGAAGTGATCGACACGGCCAAGTCCCGGCTCGAGTCCGCATGCCCCGGGAAAGTCTCCTGCGCCGACATCTTGGCCTTCGCGGCCCGCGACTTGGTGGTCCTGCTGGGCGGCGTCAACTACACTGTCCCCTCGGGGCGCCTCGACGGCAGCACCTCCAGCTCGTCCGAGGCCATGCAGTTCCTGCCCCCGCCCTTCGGCGACGTCTCGCAGATCCAGAGCATGTTCGCGGTCAAAGGGCTGACCCTGGACGACATGGTCATCCTCTCCGGGGCCCACGCGGTCGGCCGGTCGCACTGCTCCTCCTTCTCGAACCGCCTCTACTCCTGGAACTCCCCCGACGGCGTCGACCCGTCCATGGACAAGAACTTCGCTGCCTACTTGAAGACCAAGTGCCCGGAGAACGGCGGCGGGGACCCG GCGCACAAGGTGCTTTTCACGTCGGACCAGACGTTGCTGAACAACGCGCAGGCGGCGGCGCTGGTGAACCAAAGCTCTAACCAGCCGTACACGTGGCCGAGGAGCTTCAACAAGGCGATGGTGAAGATGGGCGCCATCGAGATACTCACCAGCGCCAACGGCGGCCGGATCAGGAAGAATTGTAGGGTGGCGAACTGA
- the LOC109709439 gene encoding 1-Cys peroxiredoxin PER1, which translates to MPGLTIGDTIPNLALETTHGKIRIHEFVGDGYAIVFSHPGDFTPVCTTELGKMAAYAAEFEKRGVKLLGLSCDSVESHKEWIKDIEAYTPGCHVTYPIAADPKGEVIKELNMVDPDEKDSKGKALPSRALHIVGPDKRVKASFLYPASTGRNMDEVLRVVDSVQKAAKHKVATPANWKPGEPVVIGPSVTDEEAKKMFPNGWETADLPSKKGYLRFTNV; encoded by the exons ATGCCGGGGCTGACGATCGGAGACACCATCCCCAACCTGGCGTTGGAGACCACCCACGGCAAGATCAGAATCCACGAGTTCGTCGGCGACGGCTATGCCATCGTCTTCTCCCACCCCG GGGACTTCACGCCGGTGTGCACGACGGAGCTGGGGAAGATGGCGGCGTACGCGGCGGAGTTCGAGAAGCGCGGGGTGAAGCTGCTGGGACTGTCGTGCGACAGCGTCGAGTCGCACAAGGAGTGGATCAAAGACATCGAGGCCTACACG CCGGGTTGCCATGTAACATATCCGATAGCGGCGGATCCGAAGGGGGAGGTGATCAAAGAGCTGAACATGGTGGACCCGGACGAGAAGGACTCCAAGGGGAAGGCACTTCCGTCGAGGGCTCTCCATATTGTGGGACCTGATAAGCGg GTGAAGGCGAGCTTTCTGTATCCGGCGTCGACGGGGCGCAACATGGATGAGGTGTTGAGGGTGGTGGACTCGGTGCAGAAGGCGGCAAAGCACAAGGTGGCGACCCCTGCGAATTGGAAGCCCGGCGAGCCCGTCGTGATCGGGCCCAGCGTGACCGACGAGGAGGCCAAGAAAATGTTCCCCAACGGATGGGAGACTGCTGATCTCCCCTCCAAGAAGGGATACCTACGCTTCACCAACGTCTAA